In the Colletotrichum lupini chromosome 1, complete sequence genome, one interval contains:
- a CDS encoding biotrophy-associated secreted protein 2 yields the protein MVRITLFATLAFAMTALAITPNNAGAKNVGQGNGAQFITGGCVDNADCSSACCADASGVGVCSAEAAQFQNGKNGCNFVDPNKAATIAAAKAQVAKQGF from the exons ATGGTCCGCATCACTCTCTTCGCCACTCTCGCTT TTGCGATGACCGCACTCGCAATCACCCCCAACAACGCCGGTGCCAAGAACGTCGGCCAGGGCAACGGAGCTCAGTTCATCACCGGAGGCTGTGTCGATAACGCTGACTGCTCTTCCGCATGCTGCGCGGATGCCAGCGGCGTCGGCGTCTGCTCGGCCGAGGCGGCGCAGTTCCAGAATGGCAAGAACGGCTGCAACTTTGTCGACCCCAACAAGGCGGCAACCATTGCTGCTGCCAAGGCTCAGGTTGCAAAGCAGGGCTTCTAA
- a CDS encoding kelch repeat protein, with protein MLFRYSMRSAYLLLGVRSFLEVHTWEISDVPDPDLFLRRGLSNVVVIGNFLYIDGGEVSQLDAQGKPYTSFDYGVKQTYGSHPVNSTLSIDLSESWSPANVSIRTIPKEPYGMDRQALWERADNDSFYIWGGHTANTLYLKDESLSTGSWKFQADSTGGGQWLKETPDNPTEFTELVRSEDGALASTPHGGFWFGGWAGTRTKVNMTNGEADLAPAGATPGMIVYDWNTKLWSNETTAFKAAFPPYGTVRGARALYVPDFGPNGIIVLLGGFMATLDPIVSGSDSLHQWMEISNVTFMDPVSKKWYSQMTTGSAPTRRQWFCLVGLRSKTTYEIFLFGGTAGFSNRAYSDVFVLSLPGVWVIWKDGLSEIRGRKGLVCSTWWSGRGRTITTLALVLIAAMKKFNAGIEVKTFFVPTAKSTPIPTAIPTVLPPAMPRATEASSNTIAGAAIVGIILAVLAFLAIMWIDGHSERPIFVPPPVDETSSTTNTMDVPLQTKELEADPTPCLVEPNSDPKTVTELPVASAIDHSPYQAEPSKDPTLRTEIPVASVAPVVDIYSYYDDPSVELKARTELPVSAADYLPCPAELNTDPTARTELPMNPMVGNKSSLPVELDALYSPANTVIRNVPDGSRHDRAKLIE; from the exons ATGCTGTTTCGGTACTCCATGAGAAGTGCCTATCTGCTTTTGGGGGTTCGATCCTTCCTCGAAGTTCACACATGGGAAATATCTGATGTGCCGGACCCGGACCTGTTCCTTCGAAGAGGCCTATCTAATG TTGTTGTTATCGGTAACTTTCTCTACATCGATGGCGGAGAGGTCTCTCAGCTCGATGCCCAAGGAAAACCATATACTTCCTTTGATTACGGAGTCAAACAAACCTATGGCTCTCACCCAG TCAATTCTACCCTCTCAATCGACTTGTCGGAATCTTGGTCCCCCGCCAACGTTTCAATCAGGACGATACCGAAAGAACCATACGGTATGGATAGGCAAGCATTGTGGGAAAGGGCAGATAACGACTCATTCTATATATGGGGAGGACACACCGCCAACACCCTCTACTTGAAGGACGAATCGCTGTCTACTGGGTCGTGGAAGTTCCAAGCCGATAGTACTGGTGGTGGCCAGTGGTTGAAAGAGACCCCTGACAACCCCACAGAATTCACAGAGCTAGTGAGAAGTGAGGACGGAGCATTGGCCAGTACTCCTCACGGTGGCTTTTGGTTCGGGGGCTGGGCAGGAACTCGAACGAAGGTAAACATGACTAACGGCGAAGCGGACTTAGCTCCAGCTGGAGCTACTCCAGGTATGATTGTTTACGATTGGAATACCAAGCTGTGGTCGAATGAGACGACCGCTTTCAAGGCTGCGTTTCCTCCCTACGGGACAGTGAGAGGTGCAAGAGCACTATATGTCCCCGACTTTGGACCAAATGGCATAATCGTGCTCCTCGGTGGCTTCATGGCGACCTTGGACCCAATAGTAAGCGGAAGCGATAGCCTCCATCAATGGATGGAAATATCCAACGTTACGTTCATGGATCCAGTCTCCAAGAAATGGTACAGCCAAATGACTACAGGATCTGCTCCGACTAGACGACAGTGGTTCTGCCTGGTAGGACTCAGGAGCAAAACTACATATGAGAT ATTCTTGTTCGGCGGAACAGCTGGGTTCTCTAACAGAGCATACAGCGATGTCTTTGTATTAAGTCTACCAGG AGTGTGGGTAATTTGGAAGGATGGGCTCTCCGAGATCCGTGGCCGCAAGGGCTTGGTTTGTTCGACTTGGTGGAGTGGACGTGGAAGGACGATTACAACGCTAGCGCTGGTGCTTATCGCAGCCATGAAGAAATTCAACGCTGGTATC GAAGTCAAGACTTTCTTCGTGCCGACAGCGAAGTCCACACCCATCCCCACAGCCATCCCAACAGTATTGCCTCCAGCTATGCCGAGGGCTACAGAAGCCTCGAGTAATACTATTGCAGGGGCCGCCATAGTTGGGATTATCTTAGCTGTTCTTGCATTTCTGGCAATCATGTGGATTGACGGCCATTCGGAGAGACCAATCTTCGTACCACCGCCTGTCGATGAAACGAGCTCAACGACCAACACTATGGATGTCCCACTTCAGACAAAGGAACTTGAAGCGGACCCTACTCCTTGTCTAGTAGAACCGAACTCGGACCCAAAGACTGTAACAGAGCTTCCAGTGGCCTCAGCGATCGATCACAGTCCTTATCAAGCCGAGCCGAGCAAGGATCCGACGCTCAGAACAGAGATTCCGGTGGCCTCGGTGGCCCCAGTGGTCGACATTTATTCTTACTACGATGACCCGAGTGTGGAACTGAAGGCTAGAACAGAGCTCCCCGTATCGGCGGCCGATTATCTTCCTTGCCCAGCCGAGCTGAATACGGATCCAACGGCCAGAACAGAACTTCCTATGAACCCGATGGTCGGAAATAAATCGAGCCTTCCCGTGGAGCTCGACGCTTTGTATAGTCCCGCCAATACTGTAATCAGGAATGTCCCAGATGGATCAAGGCATGATCGCGCCAAGCTTATCGAATGA
- a CDS encoding regulatory protein: protein MSKACHVCHRTFARGEHLRRHLRTHTKEKPYECHCGQAFARRDLLTRHERLYHATGDAATPLATSTMSAGQDQNSAALNPWPVYHEVMQATSQMTLNALGHLGNQDAAPQELMQQFPYGNNTELLNLPSSPMEAMLDISEFFDAVGLDIQHGLNLFPSAGFATGQFQESEHIISSAPSMGRYQSTPESQELASNEPPPMRNMNPIPDAGTGEDDFHELKPLRQPWKVNESQRSQFIQYLNPYAAALGSFKLPSRLSLSRYIAGYIDGYNDHHPFMHMPTFCMKYYRESPELVLALLAVGAQLRYETRNASALYRAGRAIILHRLESGELAIQPGGLCGISRPSNSLAFPREEAYISTTASRLDTMKAILLLATYSTWQEDSYIVRESLEYPGLLARCLRESGLVNDVSHTDEDLDWYSWARAESDRRAKLAAFCFLNLQTLVFNVPPVILANEIDLWLPVTCDEWMAPSAALWLEARCKSPALVRFQEAFVNLVQPRTEECPVPSPFGNFAMIHAILQRLIVAKQLSLDPASPGYAPEEVAKFESSLHRWRDQWCKAPESVLDVRHTKGSLSWTATSLLGLAHVRLHFASRRPQEVCSGNPKTIAGNAWDARPPERGPQLVYALLHAVHALNIPVQLGIDYLASCQAFFWSLQHCFCSFEAAVFLSKWLYMLAETQDTGELDSKLHNPTKMPMPRLTRDQVNERQIISWIECVVNEALASVEAIDGYDLSTLEDNTSHSLETLGRLVIKLFAKMFERCNSAWPIMRTIGQSLHEYASLLDEYDKSPSHYQKRGIDVSVTTRSK from the exons ATGTCAAAAGCTTGCCATGTGTGTCATCGCACCTTCGCTCGAGGCGAGCATCTAAGAAGACATCTGAGAACGC ACACGAAAGAAAAGCCGTATGAATGTCATTGTGGACAAGCCTTTGCCAGGCGGGATCTACTTACCCGCCACGAGCGACTCTACCACGCTACGGGGGATGCTGCTACTCCACTGGCGACGTCCACAATGAGTGCAGGCCAGGACCAAAATTCGGCGGCACTCAACCCATGGCCAGTCTACCATGAAGTCATGCAAGCCACTAGCCAAATGACATTGAACGCTTTAGGGCACTTGGGGAACCAAGACGCAGCTCCTCAAGAGCTCATGCAACAGTTCCCTTATGGCAATAACACTGAGTTACTAAACCTGCCCAGTAGTCCAATGGAGGCTATGCTTGACATCTCTGAGTTCTTCGACGCTGTCGGCCTAGACATCCAACACGGCCTCAATCTTTTCCCGTCCGCAGGATTCGCCACAGGGCAATTTCAGGAATCCGAACATATCATTTCATCGGCTCCAAGCATGGGTCGGTATCAGTCAACTCCTGAAAGTCAAGAACTGGCGTCGAATGAACCCCCACCGATGCGGAACATGAATCCAATCCCAGATGCTGGTACTGGTGAAG ATGATTTTCATGAATTGAAACCTTTGCGGCAACCTTGGAAAGTGAACGAATCTCAACGAAGTCAATTCATTCAATATCTCAACCCATACGCTGCGGCGCTAGGATCATTTAAACTTCCTTCCAGGTTATCGTTGTCAAGATACATTGCTGGGTATATTGACGGATACAATGATCACCATCCTTTCATGCATATGCCAACCTTCTGCATGAAATATTATCGAGAGTCTCCAGAGCTGGTGCTGGCACTCCTAGCCGTCGGTGCTCAACTTCGATATGAGACACGCAACGCTTCCGCATTGTACCGAGCTGGAAGGGCAATAATCTTGCATCGACTAGAATCAGGAGAGTTGGCGATCCAGCCTGGAGGATTATGTGGAATATCCAGGCCGTCTAACTCTCTTGCCTTCCCAAGAGAAGAAGCTTATATCTCTACTACAGCCTCACGCCTAGACACTATGAAGGCAATCTTGTTGTTGGCAACCTATTCTACCTGGCAAGAGGACTCCTATATCGTTCGAGAATCTCTCGAGTACCCAGGCCTCCTCGCGCGGTGTCTGCGAGAGAGCGGACTCGTAAATGATGTCTCTCACACCGACGAAGACCTGGACTGGTATTCCTGGGCACGAGCTGAGTCAGATCGCAGGGCGAAGCTCGCCGCATTCTGCTTCTTGAATCTTCAAACACTGGTCTTCAACGTTCCGCCGGTCATCTTGGCGAATGAGATTGATTTGTGGCTGCCAGTAACTTGTGATGAATGGATGGCGCCTAGCGCTGCGTTGTGGCTAGAGGCTCGTTGCAAGAGTCCGGCGCTCGTTCGCTTCCAAGAGGCGTTTGTCAACTTGGTCCAACCTCGCACGGAAGAATGTCCAGTTCCTTCACCCTTTGGAAACTTTGCGATGATACACGCGATCCTGCAGCGCCTCATAGTCGCAAAACAACTCTCACTGGATCCTGCATCTCCGGGGTACGCACCCGAAGAGGTTGCAAAATTCGAATCATCGCTACACCGGTGGCGTGACCAATGGTGCAAGGCTCCCGAGTCCGTTTTAGACGTTAGGCATACCAAGGGGTCTCTCTCTTGGACAGCGACGTCTCTGCTTGGATTAGCTCATGTACGCCTGCATTTTGCTTCGAGAAGACCGCAAGAGGTTTGTTCCGGAAACCCAAAGACCATTGCAGGCAATGCTTGGGATGCTCGGCCGCCAGAACGTGGGCCTCAGCTCGTCTACGCTCTTCTACATGCGGTTCACGCATTGAACATTCCTGTGCAACTCGGTATCGACTACTTGGCTAGCTGCCAGGCTTTCTTCTGGAGTCTGCAACACTGCTTCTGTTCCTTTGAGGCGGCAGTGTTTCTCAGTAAATGGCTGTATATGCTCGCAGAAACACAGGATACGGGAGAGTTGGATAGTAAGTTACATAATCCAACGAAAATGCCGATGCCAAGACTGACGCGAGACCAAGTAAATGAACGCCAGATAATAAGTTGGATAGAGTGTGTTGTTAACGAGGCTTTGGCTTCGGTCGAAGCAATTGACGGATACGATCTGAGTACTCTGGAAGACAACACCTCACACTCTTTGGAGACTCTTGGTCGCTTGGTGATCAAGTTATTCGCCAAGATGTTTGAAAGATGCAATAGCGCCTGGCCGATCATGAGAACGATCGGTCAAAGTCTACACGAATATGCGAGTCTTCTGGATGAATATGACAAGTCGCCAAGCCATTATCAGAAGAGAGGCATTGATGTCAGCGTGACAACACGAAGCAAATAG
- a CDS encoding major facilitator superfamily transporter, with product MSLAQHVTQAEGFDYERPTEQIESTGNGEAIFGTLNPSNTESSSDEPQWRRLSFAPIETVRAEKPIAAYKVSNTRRWVQVATSIVACWLAAGIVFGFAALKPVLIAEGVYNDLCDANDPGVVDNGDYIPCTEQDLRLNLFFIAASITANVSSLLAGSVLDRYGRRVCWIVSCVCLTLGCILMAVSRNFAYFDGYFLGNIMLAFGGTFVFVSSFQLANAFPKYSGHIIALVTGAFDASAAVFLIYRAAYEATEGNLSLEKFFYTYIAVPLLILLAEFAYMPARSYHSIPQLEQKIEKAQDETHDVHESDDEIDDIRQLRKVRSARTDRRLSKLGQIEEVAGDAEQREERVKINEERQEASGVWGVLHGVPAHQQIQSPWFILILLLTIVQMLRMNYFIATVHAQYRWMLGSEADAKDINRFFDIALPVGGLLSTPFIGILLNNLSVPATFGALTALIVAIGLLNCLPFAWAGYATVVLFVIFRPLYYSAISDYATKVFGFATFGRIYGTIVCVSGLVNFAQSGLDALTHGPLHGDPTPVNITLGASGTIIGALLTAFVAIKGRTFVTEEKPELDALEERQRLLSSAGQGYGSRE from the exons ATGTCTCTCGCCCAGCACGTCACCCAGGCCGAAGGCTTTGACTACGAACGTCCCACAGAACAGATCGAATCAACTGGCAATGGCGAGGCTATCTTCGGCACACTCAACCCATCCAACACCGAGAGTAGTAGTGATGAGCCGCAATGGAGACGACTGAGCTTTGCGCCTATTGAGACCGTACGCGCCGAGAAGCCCATTGCTGCTTACAAGGTCTCTAACACCAGACGATGGG TACAAGTAGCGACTAGCATAGTGGCATGTTGGCTAGCTGCGGGCATTGTTTTCGGATTCGCGGCCCTCAAACCTGTTCTCATCGCCGAAGGTGTCTACAACGATCTTTGCGATGCCAACGACCCGGGCGTGGTGGATAACGGCGACTACATTCCATGCACCGAGCAAGACCTCAGGTTGAACTTGTTCTTCATCGCCGCCTCTATTACAGCAAATGTGTCTTCGCTGTTGGCCGGCTCTGTCCTTGATCGCTATGGTAGGCGAGTTTGCTGGATCGTCTCCTGCGTATGCCTCACCCTAGGCTGCATCCTCATGGCAGTCTCACGCAACTTCGCCTACTTTGACGGGTACTTCCTTGGAAACATCATGCTTGCCTTCGGTGGAACCTTTGTCTTTGTTTCCAGCTTCCAGCTCGCCAACGCATTTCCCAAGTACAGTGGACACATCATCGCACTGGTCACCGGGGCCTTTGACGCGTCGGCTGCTGTGTTCCTAATCTACCGTGCGGCATATGAAGCGACAGAAGGCAATCTCTCACTTGAGAAGTTCTTTTACACCTACATCGCCGTTCCATTGCTAATTCTTCTGGCCGAATTTGCGTACATGCCCGCCCGGTCCTATCATTCAATTCCTCAGCTGGAACAAAAGATTGAGAAAGCTCAAGACGAGACGCACGATGTACATGAGTCCGATGATGAAATTGACGACATAAGGCAATTGCGCAAAGTACGCAGTGCCCGAACCGATCGACGGTTGTCAAAGCTTGGCCAAATTGAGGAAGTCGCTGGCGATGCTGAGCAGCGTGAAGAGCGTGTCAAGATAAACGAGGAGCGTCAGGAAGCCAGTGGAGTCTGGGGAGTTTTGCATGGTGTTCCGGCCCACCAGCAGATCCAGAGTCCATGGTTCATCCTCATCTTGCTTTTGACGATCGTTCAGATGTTGAGGATGAACTACTTCATCGCGACTGTCCATGCGCAATACCGATGGATGTTGGGCTCTGAGGCCGACGCCAAAGACATCAACCGTTTCTTCGATATTGCCTTGCCTGTCGGTGGACTGCTTTCCACCCCATTCATTGGGATTCTCCTCAATAATCTCAGTGTACCGGCAACCTTTGGCGCGCTGACTGCCCTAATCGTTGCCATTGGCCTCCTCAATTGCCTACCCTTCGCGTGGGCGGGCTATGCTACAGTTGTCTTATTCGTCATCTTTCGCCCCCTATACTACTCGGCCATCTC GGACTACGCAACAAAAGTCTTTGGTTTCGCCACTTTCGGTCGTATCTACGGTACGATTGTGTGCGTCTCAGGCCTGGTAAACTTCGCGCAATCTGGGCTGGATGCTCTTACTCACGGTCCCCTACACGGTGATCCCACGCCTGTAAACATCACGCTTGGCGCATCAGGCACCATAATCGGGGCTCTTTTAACGGCATTCGTCGCTATCAAAGGTCGCACTTTCGTCACAGAAGAAAAGCCTGAGTTGGATGCCTTAgaagagagacagagactACTGTCATCGGCTGGACAGGGCTATGGCAGTCGGGAATGA
- a CDS encoding alcohol dehydrogenase, protein MKEAIFDRNLKVEIHDIPIPIPGPGQILIKTVISGTNPKDWKVPKIWAPQLPPLNHGDDIAGFVKSIGEGVLGFKEGDRVAAFHEMNTPHGSYAEYSIASAQSTFLIPDKTSFEEAATIPLAAMTAALALYQKLDLPLPWNPAKTGLPLLVNGGATAVGAFAIKLAALSNIHPIIAVAGSGSPYVETLVNRQKGDVVIDYRKGENHVLGQIRLAAGGHPIFNALDGVSEEGTVRTVAKALAPGGKISVFLQTSPSDVKAEVLYTMVGTVHSSNGILGSPLGDKEFGSMFYRFFGLGLEEGWFNGHPYEVLPEGLGSLDKALKDLEAGKVSAKKYLLRIEDTK, encoded by the exons ATGAAAGAAGCAATCTTTGACCGCAATCTCAAGGTTGAGATCCACGACATTCCGATTCCAATCCCAGGTCCCGGACAGATCTTGATCAAGACCGTCATCTCTGGGACTAATCCGAAAGACTGGAAGGTCCCTAAGATTTGGGCCCCGCAACTACCTCCCCTCAACCATGGAGATGATATTGCTGGATTTGTTAAAAGCATTGGTGAAGGTGTCCTCGGCTTCAAGGAGGGAGACCGGGTTGCGGCCTTCCACGAAATGAACACCCCACATGGAAGTTACGCTGAATACTCCATCGCTTCGGCTCAGTCGACCTTCCTGATCCCCGACAAGACCAGTTTCGAGG AGGCGGCCACAATTCCACTCGCTGCCATGACCGCTGCTCTTGCTTTATACCAAAAGCTCGATTTGCCGCTTCCTTGGAATCCAGCCAAGACAGGTTTACCTCTTCTGGTCAACGGCGGTGCAACAGCTGTTGGTGCCTTTGCCATCAAGCTCGCGGCCCTCTCCAACATTCATCCCATTATCGCGGTCGCCGGGAGTGGTAGTCCATACGTGGAAACCTTGGTCAATAGGCAGAAAGGCGATGTAGTCATCGACTACCGCAAGGGTGAAAACCACGTTCTCGGGCAAATACGTCTGGCTGCCGGGGGACACCCCATCTTCAATGCTCTGGATGGAGTGTCCGAAGAAGGGACAGTCCGGACCGTTGCCAAGGCCCTGGCTCCTGGCGGTAAGATCTCAGTTTTTCTGCAGACCTCCCCAAGCGATGTTAAGGCCGAGGTTTTGTACACCATGGTCGGCACTGTTCATAGCTCCAATGGAATTCTAGGTTCTCCCTTGGGCGACAAGGAGTTTGGGTCCATGTTCTATCGCTTCTTCGGGCTGGGATTGGAGGAAGGCTGGTTCAATGGCCATCCTTATGAGGTTCTTCCCGAAGGCCTTGGCTCTTTGGACAAAGCACTTAAAGACCTCGAAGCTGGCAAAGTATCGGCTAAGAAGTATCTTCTTCGCATCGAAGACACCAAGTGA
- a CDS encoding kinesin motor domain-containing protein codes for MDEYHIKHTSWYQASVEAFSAKVAKKDLAGAQDPNTTSNPDMIVAARLRPILEDEASAGLIRGVFSRPNNNGAVDIHQIRKHIKPLGPPTLTTTSVQLDKAYGPDDTSEQIYRDLVEPLVPWAWSGGVSTVFAYGQTGSGKTFTVSEIEQLVAKSLMSGGLEGERKVYACIIELAGNSSFDLLNSRKPISVLEDSFGVTQLAGALEHEITEAAALLELIEKAATFRRTASTFKNDASSRSHAICRIRIESPIPTAEDGLLYLIDLAGSEAARDIANHTPDRMKEAREINTSLSVLKDCIRGRATVDVASLTGKTKSPTYIPFRQSSLTKILKHVFDPVGRRSCKTVVLACVNPSLPDAGAGKNTLKYAEMLRVLLPKAKAQSYDPEMPATWDNERLKTWIDANSGNPAISGELVAPTETGSLLLRLPAPEFLARCLKSPGVDEDQARAFHAKFWRLHIDSQKSAGKKTESKSEAEPAKGKGRKTAMNQEMLSSSVDPDAKANDVPFKERIRPGMVVRWSPPSTFPMGLPGLNMLVILCPQLAVGPTVRDLTGDLVNRSGFTSTRGTKYLCAMVLPGFMAESYELSMWRQVVVDVEQMEAEVLLEYDSGTRYYHITL; via the exons ATGGATGAATATCACATCAAACATACGTCCTGGTACCAGGCCTCCGTTGAGGCCTTCAGCGCCAAAGTAGCCAAGAAAGACTTGGCCGGTGCACAGGATCCGAACACCACCTCGAACCCGGACATGATCGTGGCAGCTCGACTTCGGCCAATTTTGGAGGATGAAGCGTCCGCAGGCCTTATCCGTGGCGTCTTCTCGAGGCCCAACAACAACGGCGCCGTAGACATCCACCAAATCCGAAAGCACATCAAGCCCCTGGGACCTCCCACGCTTACG ACAACTTCAGTACAGCTCGATAAAGCCTATGGCCCAGATGATACATCTGAGCAGATTTACCGAGATCTGGTTGAGCCTTTGGTTCCTTGGGCATGGAGCGGCGGCGTCAGCACCGTGTTCGCCTATGGCCAGACTGGCTCTGGCAAAACCTTCACAGTCAGCGAGATTGAGCAGCTGGTCGCAAAGTCTCTCATGAGCGGCGGTTTGGAGGGAGAGCGGAAAGTGTATGCGTGCATCATTGAGCTGGCTGGCAACTCTTCTTTTG ACCTCCTGAACTCTCGGAAACCAATCTCCGTTTTGGAAGATTCTTTCGGTGTCACACAGCTTGCCGGTGCCCTGGAACACGAAATCACCGAAGCAGCCGCCCTGCTTGAGCTCATAGAAAAGGCAGCAACCTTCCGCCGCACGGCGTCAACGTTCAAGAATGACGCATCATCTCGCTCTCACGCCATTTGTCGCATCCGTATCGAAAGTCCCATACCGACAGCCGAAGACGGACTCCTCTACCTTATCGACCTGGCAGGCTCAGAAGCCGCCCGGGACATTGCCAATCACACACCCGACCGCATGAAAGAGGCCCGGGAGATCAACACCAGCCTCTCGGTGCTGAAGGACTGTATCAGGGGCAGAGCAACTGTCGATGTGGCTTCTCTGACGGGCAAGACAAAGAGCCCGACGTATATACCATTCCGGCAGAGTTCCCTCACCAAGATTCTGAAGCACGTTTTTGATCCCGTGGGGAGACGTAGCTGCAAGACTGTCGTGCTTGCCTGCGTCAATCCCAGTCTTCCAGATGCTGGCGCTGGCAAAAACACCTTGAAATATGCCGAGATGTTGCGGGTGTTGCTACCCAAGGCCAAGGCTCAGTCCTATGACCCCGAGATGCCTGCGACTTGGGACAATGAACGGTTAAAGACCTGGATCGATGCCAAC TCTGGAAACCCTGCCATTTCTGGCGAGCTCGTCGCGCCCACCGAGACTGGTTCGCTGCTCCTCCGCCTCCCCGCGCCCGAATTCCTCGCCCGCTGTTTGAAGAGTCCAGGAGTCGATGAAGATCAAGCTCGCGCCTTTCACGCCAAATTCTGGCGTTTGCATATCGATTCGCAAAAGTCGGCCGGGAAGAAGACGGAAAGCAAGAGCGAAGCGGAGCCTGCCAAGGGGAAGGGCCGTAAGACAGCCATGAACCAGGAAATGCTGTCCTCTAGCGTAGACCCGGATGCCAAGGCAAATGACGTCCCTTTCAAAGAGCGCATACGACCTGGAATGGTAGTGCGCTGGAGTCCACCTTCGACGTTTCCCATGGGCCTTCCTGGGCTGAACATGCTTGTCATTCTATGTCCTCAATTGGCTGTCGGACCAACTGTGAGGGATCTGACTGGTGACTTGGTCAACAGGTCAGGCTTTACTTCGACGAGGGGAACCAAGTATCTCTGCGCAATGGTCCTCCCTGGCTTCATGGCTGAATCATATGAGCTGAGCATGTGGCGTCAGGTAGTGGTAGATGTGGAACAGATGGAAGCAGAGGTTCTTCTAGAGTATGATTCGGGAACCAGATATTATCACATTACCTTGTGA